A stretch of DNA from Glycine max cultivar Williams 82 unplaced genomic scaffold, Glycine_max_v4.0 scaffold_226, whole genome shotgun sequence:
TCTCACTTACCTCCTTCTGATCATAAATTTGTCATGTCCCTTTTCTCTGAGACTGAACCTTCCACTTACAAAGAGGCTGTTCAAAATCCCTGTTGGATTGAGGCAATGAAAGCTGAAATTGGTGCTCTGAATTTAAATCGGACTTGGGACATTGTTGTGACTCCTTCTAATGTTAAACCCATCGGATGCAAATGGGTTTACAAGATCAAGCGTAGAGCTAATGGTAGTATTCAACGCTACAAGGCACGACTTGTTGCAAAAAGGTTTTCTCAAATTGAGGGTATTGATTACATGGAGACCTTCTCCCCTGTGGCCAAGATGACTACAATTCATGTTGTACTGGATTTAGCTTCAGTCAAAGAATGGCATTTGGAGCAGCTAGATATTAACAAAGCTTTCTTACACGGGGATTTAACGTAAGATGTTTACATGACTATCCCTCTTGGCATTCATGGCTATTCAAGTTCACATTGTTGTAAACTTTGAAAATCTTTATATGAGCTAAAGCAGACTAGTCGTTGTTGGTATGAGAAACTCTCTCCTCTTCTTCTGTAGTGTGGATATCAGCAGGCCCAGGCAGATCACAACCTTTTTACCAAAAGCAATGGAACTGAGTTTACAGCCCTGATAGTGTATGTTTATGATATAGTATTGGCTGGTAATTGTTTGCATGAAATTCATACTATTAAGCAGGCCTTGAACTCTATTTTTCACATTAAGGATTTAGGGCCTCTTAAGTATTTCTTGGGTCTGGAAGTCAGCATATCAGATGCTGGGATTTCTATTTGCCAACAGAAGTATTGCTTAGATTTGTTATCCGAATCCGGTATGTTGGGGTGCAAGCCATCTACTACTCCAATGGATTCCTCACTTCGTCTTCATCAAGATTCAAGTGCTGCAATGCCTGATCCTCTTTCTTACAGACGTCTGATTGGTCGTTTATTATACCTCACAAGCACTCGTCTAGACATTTCTTTTTTGGTCCAAAAATTAAGTCAATTTATGGCCAACCCAACCCAAATTCACTTCCAGGCTACGATGTGTGTTCTTAAATATCTTAAAGGTTATCCCAGCAAAGGCCTCCTTTTTAGGCGTGATTCTTCGGTTCATATTCTGGGTTTTAGTGACGCAGATTGGGCTACCTGCACTAATT
This window harbors:
- the LOC106797941 gene encoding uncharacterized mitochondrial protein AtMg00810-like, encoding MAIQCGYQQAQADHNLFTKSNGTEFTALIVYVYDIVLAGNCLHEIHTIKQALNSIFHIKDLGPLKYFLGLEVSISDAGISICQQKYCLDLLSESGMLGCKPSTTPMDSSLRLHQDSSAAMPDPLSYRRLIGRLLYLTSTRLDISFLVQKLSQFMANPTQIHFQATMCVLKYLKGYPSKGLLFRRDSSVHILGFSDADWATCTNSRRSVMGYCLFIGSSLVSWKTKKQHTVSRSSSEAEYRALASTTCELQWLIYLLSDLWISCS
- the LOC106797940 gene encoding uncharacterized mitochondrial protein AtMg00820-like, with the translated sequence MSLFSETEPSTYKEAVQNPCWIEAMKAEIGALNLNRTWDIVVTPSNVKPIGCKWVYKIKRRANGSIQRYKARLVAKRFSQIEGIDYMETFSPVAKMTTIHVVLDLASVKEWHLEQLDINKAFLHGDLT